One genomic region from Streptomyces sp. NBC_01431 encodes:
- a CDS encoding endo alpha-1,4 polygalactosaminidase encodes MNRTLPLMCTAVALLLFATACSSNSSDDADGPDEPQPTVTPAPSSPTAPAPSRSAGSSPSGSAPAKPWQPKPGTAWQWQLNGRVDSGPDVPVYDIDGFENTAADVAKLHSQGRKVICYINAGAWENFRPDKDAFPREVQGENNGWDGERWLDIRRVDILRPLMERRFDMCREKGFDAVEPDLMDGYLNKTGFPLDAAQQLAYNRMISQIAHARGLAVGLKNDLQQIPELLPAFDFAVNEQCAQFDECTQLTPFVKAGKAVFHVEYQLPTSDFCAESDKLGLSSMRKNLKLDTWRQPC; translated from the coding sequence ATGAACCGCACCCTGCCCCTGATGTGCACGGCCGTCGCCCTGCTGCTGTTCGCCACCGCCTGTTCGTCGAACTCCTCGGACGACGCGGACGGCCCGGACGAGCCGCAGCCGACGGTCACGCCAGCCCCCTCCTCCCCCACCGCGCCCGCGCCGAGCCGGTCCGCCGGCTCTTCGCCGAGCGGTTCGGCCCCGGCCAAGCCGTGGCAGCCCAAGCCGGGCACCGCCTGGCAGTGGCAGCTCAACGGCCGGGTGGACAGCGGCCCCGACGTTCCGGTGTACGACATCGACGGCTTCGAGAACACCGCGGCCGACGTGGCCAAGCTGCACAGCCAGGGCCGCAAGGTGATCTGCTACATCAACGCCGGCGCCTGGGAGAACTTCCGCCCGGACAAGGACGCCTTCCCCCGCGAGGTGCAGGGCGAGAACAACGGCTGGGACGGCGAGCGCTGGCTCGACATCCGGCGCGTCGACATCCTGCGGCCCCTGATGGAGCGGCGCTTCGACATGTGCCGCGAGAAGGGCTTCGACGCGGTGGAACCGGACCTGATGGACGGCTACCTCAACAAGACGGGGTTCCCGCTCGACGCCGCGCAGCAGCTCGCGTACAACCGCATGATCTCCCAGATCGCGCACGCCCGGGGCCTGGCGGTGGGGCTCAAGAACGATCTCCAGCAGATTCCCGAACTGCTGCCCGCCTTCGACTTCGCGGTCAACGAGCAGTGCGCGCAGTTCGACGAGTGCACCCAGCTCACCCCGTTCGTGAAGGCGGGCAAGGCGGTCTTCCACGTCGAATACCAGCTGCCCACCAGCGACTTCTGTGCGGAGTCCGACAAACTCGGGCTGTCCTCGATGCGCAAGAACCTCAAGCTGGACACCTGGCGCCAGCCCTGCTGA
- the pelF gene encoding GT4 family glycosyltransferase PelF — protein sequence MHVRHRAPRSGAARVTLLTEGTYPHSHGGVSVWCDQLVTGMPDIDFDIIAVTGTGREPTVWELPPHVSEPVSLPMWGPAPTGSAPRGRQERRLMTAYERFLTALLDPRAESGFAPALYELAAAARDGRLSPALRGDRAIHVMTEVWNRPGLAVREARPTLHDAVTATALLEHALRPLAAEPPTQGVSHAVSGGVAVLPGLVAAELHGVPLLLTEHGVYLRERYLGYRTAPYRWPVKAVLLGFFRLLAEETYRRAALITPGNQYNRLWEEQGGADPRLIRTVYNGVDPAAFPPAGPEPQAPTLSWAGRVDPIKDLETLIRAFARVRTEVPAATLRLFGGTPKGGEAYRERCEALAHSLDQGAAVTFEGRVDDIRDAYAAGNIVMLSSISEGFPFTLIEAMSCGRATVSTDVGGVREAVGPAGLVVPPRDPAAMAAAALELLGDPERRAAMGEAARLRVVEQFTLRQTVDTFRAIYLELSVRGTTVPVRRSAVAEDATPTVRLVASDLSAAGLSRVAG from the coding sequence ATGCACGTACGACACCGCGCGCCGCGCTCCGGCGCGGCGCGGGTCACCCTGCTCACCGAGGGCACCTATCCGCACAGCCACGGCGGAGTGAGCGTCTGGTGCGACCAGCTCGTCACCGGGATGCCCGACATCGACTTCGACATCATCGCCGTAACCGGAACCGGGCGCGAGCCCACCGTGTGGGAGCTTCCGCCGCACGTGTCGGAGCCGGTCAGCCTCCCCATGTGGGGGCCCGCGCCGACCGGTTCGGCCCCGCGCGGACGTCAGGAACGCCGCCTGATGACGGCGTACGAACGCTTTTTGACGGCCCTGCTCGATCCCCGAGCCGAGAGCGGTTTCGCCCCGGCGCTCTACGAACTGGCCGCGGCGGCCCGGGACGGCCGGCTCAGTCCCGCGCTCCGCGGCGACCGGGCGATCCACGTCATGACCGAGGTGTGGAACCGGCCTGGGCTCGCCGTGCGCGAGGCCCGGCCCACCCTGCACGACGCGGTCACCGCGACCGCGCTCCTGGAACACGCGCTGCGCCCGCTGGCCGCCGAGCCGCCGACCCAGGGCGTCTCGCACGCGGTCAGCGGCGGCGTGGCCGTCCTTCCGGGGCTCGTGGCGGCCGAACTCCACGGCGTGCCCCTGCTGTTGACCGAGCACGGGGTGTACCTGCGGGAGCGCTATCTGGGCTACCGGACCGCTCCCTATCGCTGGCCGGTCAAGGCGGTGCTGCTCGGCTTCTTCCGGCTGCTCGCCGAGGAGACCTACCGGCGCGCCGCGCTGATCACTCCGGGCAACCAGTACAACCGGCTGTGGGAGGAGCAGGGCGGAGCCGACCCACGGCTCATCCGCACCGTGTACAACGGGGTCGATCCCGCCGCCTTCCCGCCCGCCGGACCGGAGCCGCAGGCGCCAACTCTGAGCTGGGCGGGTCGAGTTGACCCCATCAAGGACCTGGAGACACTCATCCGCGCCTTCGCCCGGGTGCGTACGGAGGTCCCCGCGGCCACCCTGCGCCTGTTCGGCGGCACGCCCAAGGGCGGCGAGGCCTACCGGGAGCGGTGCGAGGCGCTGGCCCACTCGCTCGACCAGGGCGCGGCGGTCACCTTCGAGGGCCGCGTGGACGACATCAGGGACGCCTACGCGGCGGGCAACATCGTGATGCTGTCCAGCATCAGCGAAGGCTTCCCCTTCACCCTGATAGAGGCGATGTCGTGCGGGCGCGCCACCGTCTCCACTGATGTCGGCGGGGTGCGCGAGGCGGTCGGCCCGGCGGGTCTCGTGGTGCCGCCGCGCGATCCGGCCGCGATGGCGGCGGCCGCCCTGGAACTCCTGGGTGACCCGGAACGCCGGGCGGCCATGGGGGAAGCGGCCCGGCTGCGCGTGGTCGAGCAGTTCACCCTGCGCCAGACCGTCGACACCTTCCGGGCCATCTACCTCGAACTCTCGGTCCGCGGCACGACCGTGCCGGTACGGCGCAGCGCCGTCGCGGAGGACGCCACGCCGACGGTGCGCCTGGTCGCGTCCGATCTGTCGGCCGCCGGTCTGAGCCGGGTGGCCGGATGA
- a CDS encoding AEC family transporter, whose product MHSVLSGFLPIWTITAFGWAAGRFNVLGDHAQQVLGRFAFTFAMPSLLFLTMSRSRPGVLAQPGVAVFALSLLAVFAAGHLASRRLFGRKKAEQAIGAMAASYVNSANLGIPVAVHVLHDTSFIVAAALFQMLFITPLILILIELDVRRDAGRRWLRMLQLPVRNPVVGASAAGVAVAALGLHLPAEVTSPLQILGGAAVPAALFALGMSLNGRAAPDPAGRTERSVLVTLKTAVQPLLAYVLGRWVFGLGGHELFAVVLCAALPTAQNAFIFAAEYRLDTELPRDTVLLTTLLSMVSLSLIAVLLG is encoded by the coding sequence GTGCACTCGGTTCTCTCCGGCTTCCTGCCCATCTGGACCATCACCGCGTTCGGCTGGGCCGCCGGACGGTTCAACGTGCTGGGCGACCACGCCCAACAGGTGCTCGGCCGCTTCGCGTTCACCTTCGCGATGCCGTCCCTGCTGTTCCTCACGATGTCCAGGTCACGGCCGGGCGTGCTCGCGCAGCCGGGCGTCGCGGTCTTCGCCCTCAGCCTGCTCGCCGTGTTCGCCGCCGGGCACCTGGCGAGCCGGCGCCTTTTCGGGCGCAAGAAGGCCGAGCAGGCGATCGGCGCGATGGCCGCGTCCTATGTGAACTCGGCGAACCTCGGCATCCCGGTGGCCGTGCACGTCCTGCACGACACGTCCTTCATCGTCGCAGCCGCCCTCTTCCAGATGTTGTTCATCACGCCGCTGATCCTGATCCTCATAGAGCTCGACGTACGCCGGGACGCGGGCCGGCGCTGGCTGCGGATGCTCCAACTGCCCGTCCGCAACCCGGTGGTGGGGGCCTCGGCGGCCGGGGTGGCGGTGGCCGCACTCGGCCTGCACCTGCCCGCCGAGGTGACCTCGCCGCTCCAGATCCTCGGCGGCGCCGCCGTCCCCGCGGCGCTCTTCGCCCTCGGCATGTCGCTCAACGGCCGGGCCGCGCCCGACCCGGCGGGGCGCACCGAGCGGTCCGTGCTCGTCACCTTGAAGACGGCCGTCCAGCCGCTGCTCGCCTATGTGCTGGGCCGCTGGGTCTTCGGCCTCGGCGGGCACGAACTGTTCGCCGTGGTGCTCTGCGCCGCACTGCCCACGGCGCAGAACGCCTTCATCTTCGCCGCCGAATACCGCCTCGACACGGAGCTGCCCCGGGACACCGTGCTCCTCACGACCCTCCTGTCGATGGTGTCCCTCTCGCTGATCGCGGTCCTGCTCGGCTGA
- a CDS encoding GDP-mannose 4,6-dehydratase: MTSAPLVAVTGAEGFIGSHLTEALVASGHRVRAMAQYNSFSSYGWLETLHPDVLDQVEIVLGDVRDPGSVRGLAEGAEAVYHLAALIAIPYSYRAPHSYVDTNVTGTLNVLEAVRALRTPRLVHTSTSETYGTAQTVPITEDHPINTQSPYAASKAGGDRLADSYYASFATPVVTLRPFNTYGPRQSMRAVIPTVIGQVAAGSRTITLGDLRPTRDFTFAADTARAFLAVGTAPAERVVGRTFNAGTGTEISVGDLVRLIGKVMGAELDVQEDTQRIRPANSEVMRLVADASRLTAATGWQPGHDLESGLARTAEFFRDPGNLARYKTGIYNI, from the coding sequence TTGACTTCCGCACCGCTTGTCGCCGTCACCGGAGCCGAGGGCTTCATCGGCTCCCACCTCACCGAGGCCCTGGTCGCCTCCGGGCACCGGGTCCGCGCCATGGCCCAGTACAACTCGTTCTCCTCCTACGGCTGGCTGGAGACCCTGCACCCCGACGTCCTGGACCAGGTGGAGATCGTCCTGGGCGATGTCCGCGACCCAGGCTCGGTGCGGGGCCTGGCCGAAGGCGCCGAGGCCGTCTACCACTTGGCGGCCCTCATCGCGATCCCGTACTCCTACCGCGCGCCGCACAGCTATGTGGACACCAACGTCACCGGCACCCTCAACGTGCTGGAGGCGGTTCGCGCCCTGCGGACGCCGCGCCTGGTGCACACCTCGACCAGCGAGACGTACGGCACCGCGCAGACCGTACCCATCACCGAGGACCACCCCATCAACACCCAGTCCCCGTACGCCGCTTCGAAGGCCGGCGGTGACCGGCTCGCGGACAGCTACTACGCGAGCTTCGCCACCCCCGTGGTGACGCTGCGCCCGTTCAACACCTACGGGCCGCGCCAGTCGATGAGGGCCGTGATCCCCACCGTCATCGGCCAGGTCGCGGCCGGCTCGCGCACCATCACGCTGGGCGACCTGCGGCCGACCCGGGACTTCACGTTCGCCGCCGACACGGCGCGGGCGTTCCTCGCGGTGGGCACCGCGCCGGCCGAACGCGTGGTGGGACGGACCTTCAACGCGGGGACCGGCACCGAGATATCGGTCGGCGATCTGGTGCGCCTCATCGGCAAGGTGATGGGCGCCGAGCTCGACGTCCAGGAGGACACCCAGCGCATCAGACCGGCCAACTCCGAGGTGATGCGCCTGGTCGCGGATGCGAGCCGGCTGACCGCGGCGACCGGCTGGCAGCCGGGGCACGACCTGGAATCGGGTCTGGCGCGGACCGCGGAGTTCTTCCGCGATCCCGGCAACCTCGCCCGCTACAAGACCGGCATCTACAACATCTGA
- a CDS encoding NAD-dependent epimerase/dehydratase family protein, producing the protein MRILVLGFSGYLGGHVARELRALPGVRFFGAGRGPAADLAVDLATVAPGQLAERFYSFAPDAVINCAGAVGPQSVSLAEANVRGPAVLCAALREAAPAARLVHLGSAAEYGPTGIGERVTEEAAARPSTLYGATKLAGTLAVTSSGLDAVVLRVTNPVGPGAPAAGLPGRLARQLRDLGPRRVVRLGDLSAHRDFVDARDVAHAAVLAATAAGPLPPLLNISSGRAVPVRELVYELAQAAGFGGRFEEGAEGSARSADVPWQCSDPGAARTTLGWSPRHRLADSVSALWAAVCAEPDREPVH; encoded by the coding sequence ATGCGCATCCTTGTGTTGGGCTTCAGCGGCTATCTGGGCGGCCATGTCGCCCGGGAGCTGCGCGCCCTGCCCGGCGTGCGGTTCTTCGGCGCGGGACGCGGCCCGGCCGCGGACCTCGCCGTCGACCTCGCCACCGTGGCGCCCGGACAACTCGCCGAGCGGTTCTACTCGTTCGCGCCGGACGCCGTGATCAACTGCGCGGGTGCGGTCGGCCCGCAGTCGGTGTCGCTCGCCGAGGCCAACGTCCGCGGTCCGGCCGTGCTGTGCGCGGCGCTGCGCGAGGCCGCGCCCGCGGCCCGGCTCGTCCATCTCGGATCGGCGGCCGAGTACGGACCGACCGGGATCGGCGAGCGCGTCACCGAAGAGGCCGCGGCGCGCCCGAGCACGCTGTACGGGGCGACCAAGCTGGCCGGCACGCTGGCCGTCACCTCGTCCGGGCTCGACGCCGTGGTCCTGCGGGTCACCAATCCGGTCGGTCCGGGGGCGCCCGCCGCCGGGTTGCCCGGCCGTCTGGCTCGGCAGTTGCGCGACCTCGGGCCCCGCCGCGTCGTGCGGCTCGGCGACCTCTCCGCGCACCGCGACTTCGTCGACGCGCGGGACGTCGCCCACGCGGCGGTCCTCGCGGCGACGGCCGCGGGTCCGCTGCCCCCGCTCCTCAACATCAGCAGCGGACGGGCCGTACCGGTAAGGGAGTTGGTGTACGAGCTCGCCCAAGCGGCGGGCTTCGGCGGACGCTTCGAAGAAGGCGCCGAAGGCTCCGCCCGCTCCGCCGATGTCCCCTGGCAGTGCTCCGACCCGGGCGCGGCCCGCACCACCCTGGGCTGGTCGCCGCGCCACCGCCTGGCCGATTCGGTGTCCGCGCTGTGGGCGGCCGTGTGCGCCGAACCGGACCGGGAACCGGTGCACTGA
- a CDS encoding sugar phosphate nucleotidyltransferase, with protein sequence MHVVILAGGKGVRLRPYTTALPKPLVPIGDQHTILEIVLRQLAAAGFTGCTIAIGHLGQIIRAYVGDGERWGLDIDYCTEESPLGTIGPLLTMRDRLPKSFLVMNGDILTDLDYADVLNQHRAGGAPLTIATYARKVHIDFGVLTTDETKVVAFTEKPSMDYRVSMGVYGLSLDTLDAYTAGLPLGFDELVLDLLKAGTPPHAYAFDGYWLDIGRPDDYDRANAEFTTHRSLLLKGA encoded by the coding sequence ATGCACGTAGTGATACTCGCCGGAGGCAAGGGTGTCCGGCTGCGGCCCTACACCACGGCGCTGCCCAAGCCGCTCGTCCCGATCGGCGACCAGCACACGATCCTGGAGATCGTGCTGCGCCAGCTCGCGGCCGCCGGGTTCACCGGATGCACCATCGCCATCGGCCATCTGGGCCAGATCATCCGCGCCTACGTCGGCGACGGCGAACGCTGGGGCCTCGACATCGACTACTGCACCGAGGAGAGCCCACTGGGTACCATCGGCCCGCTCCTGACCATGCGGGACCGGTTGCCCAAGTCCTTCCTCGTCATGAACGGAGACATCCTCACGGACCTCGACTACGCCGACGTGCTGAACCAGCACCGCGCCGGTGGCGCCCCCCTGACCATCGCCACCTACGCGCGCAAGGTGCACATCGACTTCGGGGTGCTCACCACCGACGAGACCAAGGTGGTGGCCTTCACCGAGAAGCCCAGCATGGACTACCGGGTGTCGATGGGCGTGTACGGGCTGTCCCTCGACACGCTGGACGCCTACACCGCGGGCCTGCCGCTGGGCTTCGACGAGCTGGTGCTCGACCTGCTCAAGGCCGGCACCCCGCCGCACGCCTACGCGTTCGACGGCTACTGGCTCGACATCGGCCGCCCGGACGACTACGACCGGGCGAACGCCGAGTTCACCACCCACCGCTCGCTGCTGCTCAAGGGGGCCTGA
- a CDS encoding dihydrolipoyl dehydrogenase family protein: MTEAEEYDVVVLGAGPVGENVADRARAAGLSCAVVESELVGGECSYWACMPSKALLRPAVARAEARRVPGLRESAQGPLDSAAVLAHRDDYTSHWKDDGQVAWLDGIGAHLYRGHGRLYGTRKVSVTSPEGEHHVLTARHAVAVCTGSRAVLPDLPSLADVNPWTSREATSAQQVPGSLVVVGGGVVAAEMATAWQALGAKVTVVVRGGGLLARMEPFAGELVAAALKEAGAEIRTHTSVTDVVRNVATGAVTVSVRGPEGDERLEAEEILFATGRAPRTDDIGLETIGLDPGSWLPVDDSCRVQGSDWLYGVGDVNHRALLTHQGKYQARIAGAAIAARAAGTPVLESDRWGAHNATADHAAVPQVVFTDPEAASAGLTLAEAQAAGHRVRAVDYDMSNVAGAGLYADGYRGRARMIVDEDRAVLLGVTFVGPGVGELIHSATVAIAGEVPLERLWHAVPSYPTISEVWLRLLETYRG, from the coding sequence ATGACGGAAGCCGAGGAATACGACGTGGTGGTGCTGGGTGCCGGACCGGTGGGCGAGAACGTCGCCGACCGCGCGAGGGCCGCGGGCCTGAGCTGTGCGGTGGTGGAGAGTGAACTGGTCGGGGGCGAGTGTTCGTACTGGGCCTGCATGCCCAGCAAGGCGCTGCTGCGCCCGGCGGTCGCCCGCGCCGAGGCCCGCAGGGTGCCCGGACTGCGCGAGTCGGCGCAGGGCCCCCTCGACTCCGCCGCGGTCCTCGCGCACCGCGACGACTACACATCGCACTGGAAGGACGACGGGCAGGTGGCGTGGCTCGACGGCATCGGCGCCCACCTCTACCGCGGGCACGGCCGCCTGTACGGCACCCGCAAGGTCAGCGTCACCAGCCCCGAGGGCGAGCACCACGTCCTCACCGCCCGGCACGCCGTCGCCGTGTGCACCGGCAGCCGCGCCGTGCTGCCCGACCTTCCCTCCCTCGCCGATGTGAACCCCTGGACCAGCCGCGAGGCAACCAGCGCCCAGCAGGTGCCGGGCTCCCTCGTGGTCGTCGGCGGGGGAGTGGTGGCCGCCGAGATGGCCACCGCCTGGCAGGCGCTCGGTGCCAAGGTCACCGTTGTGGTGCGGGGCGGCGGTCTGCTCGCCAGGATGGAGCCCTTCGCGGGTGAGCTGGTGGCGGCGGCACTCAAGGAAGCCGGCGCCGAGATCCGTACGCACACCTCGGTCACGGATGTCGTACGCAACGTCGCGACCGGCGCGGTGACGGTCTCGGTGCGCGGGCCCGAGGGCGATGAACGCCTGGAGGCCGAAGAGATCCTTTTCGCCACCGGTCGCGCGCCCCGCACGGACGACATCGGCCTGGAGACCATCGGCCTCGACCCGGGATCCTGGCTGCCCGTCGACGACTCCTGCCGCGTCCAGGGCAGCGACTGGCTGTACGGGGTCGGCGACGTGAACCACCGCGCGCTCCTGACCCACCAGGGCAAGTACCAGGCCCGGATCGCGGGAGCCGCCATCGCGGCGCGCGCCGCCGGGACCCCGGTCCTGGAGAGCGACCGCTGGGGCGCCCACAACGCGACCGCCGACCACGCGGCCGTCCCGCAGGTCGTCTTCACCGACCCCGAGGCCGCCTCGGCCGGTCTCACCCTGGCCGAGGCGCAGGCCGCGGGCCACCGGGTGCGCGCTGTCGACTACGACATGTCCAACGTCGCGGGCGCCGGGCTCTACGCCGACGGATACCGGGGCCGGGCCCGCATGATCGTCGACGAGGACCGAGCCGTTCTGCTCGGCGTCACCTTCGTCGGTCCCGGCGTCGGCGAACTGATCCACTCGGCGACGGTCGCCATCGCGGGCGAGGTGCCGCTGGAGCGGCTGTGGCACGCGGTCCCCTCGTACCCGACGATCAGCGAGGTGTGGCTGCGGCTCCTGGAGACGTACCGCGGCTGA
- a CDS encoding spherulation-specific family 4 protein: MMLLVPLYVHPAEDPDAWRLLAEAAAGVYAVVLNAADGPGGAPDPAFTEPVRALRAAGVRVLGYVDLDYGARPVEAVLRDLERHRDWYATDGCFLDRAPADRTGLPLVRRVARTARRCGATTVVLNPGVHPAPGYLRTADVVVTFEGPWTTYVSAFTRPGWADRRPPERLCHLVYGVPQALTALAVRTVRERGAGVCCVVERGLPNPWAALPPVLPGKTP; encoded by the coding sequence CTGATGCTGCTCGTTCCGCTCTACGTCCACCCCGCCGAAGACCCGGACGCGTGGCGCCTGCTCGCCGAGGCGGCGGCCGGCGTCTACGCGGTGGTGCTCAACGCGGCGGACGGGCCGGGCGGCGCCCCGGACCCGGCGTTCACCGAGCCGGTCCGGGCGCTGCGCGCGGCCGGGGTCCGGGTGCTCGGCTATGTCGACCTGGACTACGGCGCCCGGCCCGTCGAGGCCGTACTGCGGGACCTGGAGCGGCACCGCGACTGGTACGCAACCGACGGCTGCTTCCTGGACCGGGCGCCCGCCGACCGGACCGGCCTGCCGCTGGTGCGGCGGGTCGCCCGGACGGCGCGGCGGTGCGGCGCCACCACCGTGGTGCTCAACCCGGGCGTCCATCCGGCGCCCGGGTACCTGCGGACCGCCGATGTCGTCGTCACCTTCGAAGGGCCCTGGACGACGTACGTGTCCGCCTTCACCCGGCCCGGCTGGGCCGACCGCCGCCCGCCGGAGCGCCTGTGCCACCTCGTGTACGGGGTGCCGCAGGCGCTCACGGCACTGGCCGTGCGGACCGTGCGGGAACGCGGCGCCGGTGTGTGCTGCGTGGTCGAGCGCGGCCTGCCCAATCCCTGGGCGGCGCTGCCGCCCGTCCTCCCCGGAAAGACACCATGA
- the trxA gene encoding thioredoxin produces the protein MATVELTKENFDSVVSDNGFVLIDFWASWCGPCRQFAPVYEAASERHDDLVFAKVDTEAQQELAAAFDIRSIPTLMIVRDNVAVFAQPGALPEAALEDVIGQARALDMDEVRKSVESAQQK, from the coding sequence ATGGCGACTGTCGAGCTGACCAAAGAGAACTTCGACTCGGTCGTGTCCGACAACGGATTCGTGCTGATCGACTTCTGGGCCTCCTGGTGCGGCCCGTGCCGGCAGTTCGCCCCGGTGTACGAGGCCGCTTCCGAGCGCCACGACGACCTGGTCTTCGCGAAGGTGGACACAGAGGCGCAGCAGGAGCTGGCGGCGGCCTTCGACATCCGGTCGATCCCGACGCTGATGATCGTCCGCGACAACGTGGCGGTCTTCGCGCAGCCCGGCGCGCTGCCCGAGGCCGCGCTCGAGGACGTGATCGGCCAGGCGCGCGCCCTGGACATGGACGAGGTACGCAAGTCGGTCGAGTCGGCACAGCAGAAGTAG
- a CDS encoding aldehyde dehydrogenase family protein: protein MTLLDPKTWQPRRLSGGEYEVTEPATGQSLGAVALATAEDIAAAAEAAVAAQTAWARTPHFARAQVLRRAGDLFAHHAEELSQWLMRESGSVAGKADFELHVAAQECYEAAALASRPLGEVLPSEAPRLSYTRRVPVGVTGVIAPFNAPLILSIRSVAPALALGNAVLLKPDPRTAVCGGLALGAVFAEAGLPEGLLHILPGGAETGQALVADPRIPVISFTGSTAAGRRVGEAAGHQLKRAHLELGGNSALVVLADADIEGAVAQATWGSFFHQGQICMTTGRHLVHASLYEEYVERLAARADALAVGDPYREKVHLGPVIDRPQLAKIHALVEASTARGARLVAGGTHRDLFYRPTVLADVDDHSPAYAEEVFGPVAPVRPFATLDEAAALAAAGPYGLSLGIVTRDTALGLELADRIPTGIAHINDQTVNDEAVAPFGGVAASGTGARFGGSANLDAFTELRWTTVRREPADHPF, encoded by the coding sequence ATGACCCTGCTCGACCCCAAGACGTGGCAGCCCAGAAGGCTCTCGGGAGGTGAGTACGAGGTCACCGAGCCCGCCACCGGCCAGTCGCTGGGTGCCGTCGCCCTCGCCACCGCCGAGGACATCGCCGCTGCCGCCGAAGCCGCCGTCGCGGCGCAGACCGCCTGGGCACGCACCCCGCACTTCGCGCGCGCCCAGGTCCTGCGCCGGGCGGGCGACCTCTTCGCGCACCACGCCGAGGAGTTGAGCCAGTGGCTGATGCGCGAGTCCGGCTCCGTGGCCGGCAAGGCGGACTTCGAGCTGCACGTCGCCGCCCAGGAGTGCTACGAGGCCGCCGCCCTGGCGTCCAGGCCGCTCGGCGAGGTGCTGCCCAGCGAGGCGCCGCGACTGTCCTACACCCGGCGGGTCCCGGTCGGCGTGACCGGTGTGATCGCCCCGTTCAACGCCCCGCTCATCCTCTCCATCCGCTCGGTGGCTCCAGCCCTCGCGCTCGGCAACGCCGTCCTGCTCAAGCCCGACCCGCGCACCGCGGTCTGCGGCGGCCTCGCGCTCGGCGCCGTGTTCGCCGAGGCCGGGCTGCCCGAGGGGCTGCTGCACATCCTGCCGGGCGGCGCCGAGACCGGACAGGCGCTCGTCGCCGATCCCCGGATCCCCGTCATCTCGTTCACCGGGTCGACCGCCGCCGGACGCCGGGTCGGCGAGGCCGCAGGCCACCAACTCAAGCGCGCCCACCTGGAGTTGGGCGGAAACTCCGCCCTCGTCGTGCTCGCCGACGCGGACATCGAGGGCGCCGTCGCGCAGGCCACCTGGGGCTCCTTCTTCCACCAGGGCCAGATCTGCATGACCACCGGCCGCCACCTCGTGCATGCCTCGCTGTACGAGGAGTACGTCGAGCGGCTCGCCGCGAGAGCCGACGCGCTGGCCGTGGGCGACCCGTACCGCGAGAAGGTGCACCTCGGCCCGGTCATCGACCGGCCCCAACTCGCCAAGATCCACGCCTTGGTGGAGGCCAGCACCGCCCGCGGGGCGCGGCTCGTCGCGGGCGGCACCCACCGCGACCTCTTCTACCGGCCCACCGTGCTCGCCGACGTCGACGACCACAGTCCCGCCTACGCCGAGGAGGTCTTCGGGCCGGTCGCGCCGGTCCGCCCCTTCGCCACCCTGGACGAGGCCGCCGCGCTGGCCGCCGCGGGACCGTACGGACTCTCGCTCGGCATCGTCACCCGGGACACCGCGCTGGGTCTGGAACTCGCGGACCGCATCCCGACCGGCATCGCCCACATCAACGACCAGACGGTCAACGACGAGGCCGTCGCGCCGTTCGGCGGCGTCGCGGCTTCCGGAACCGGCGCCCGGTTCGGCGGCTCGGCCAACCTGGACGCCTTCACCGAACTGCGCTGGACGACGGTGCGCCGCGAACCGGCGGACCATCCCTTCTGA